DNA sequence from the Aerosakkonema funiforme FACHB-1375 genome:
CTTACTTTGGCGGTATACAGCATTCAAAAAGCGGGACGACAGGCAAAACAGGTAGAGGTAGCAAAATTTACTTTATATCAACAAATCAGCGAACGCGAACAGGCAGAGACAGCATTGCAGCAATACGTACAGACGATCGATCTGGCGAATGAAGCAATTATCATTCGAGATCTGGACGATTTGGTTGCTTATTGGAATACAGGCGCAGAAAATCTGTACGGATGGAAAAAGCAAGAAGTTGTCGGCAAATACATCCACACATTTTTGAAAACGATATTTCCGCAACCATTGGAGGAAATCTTAGAAATATGCCTGCGAGAGGGACACTGGGAAGGAGAACTTATCGACACTAAACGTAACGGCAAACAAATTCCTGTAGCGAGCAGTTGGACTTTGCAGCGGGATAAAAATGGCAATCCATTAAGCATTTTAGAAATCAATAAAGATATCAGCGAACGCAAACAAATTCTGGAAGCTTTGCGGCAAAGCGAAGAACGGTTTCGCTTTGCCATTTTTTATGCACCGTTACCGCTAATCATTTATGCGGAAGATGGAGAGATAGTAACGGTCAATCAAGCATGGACAGAATTGAGCGGTTATCGTCAGGAGGATATTCCCACGATTGCTGATTGGACAGAAAAAGCGTATGGAGAAAGAAAACAACTCGTCAAAGCAGATATCGACAGATTATATAACATTAACAGCCAATTAGCAGAAGGCGAATATGTCATTACCGCATCCAATGGTTCGCAAAGAATTTGGGAATTTAGTTCGGTTCCTTTGGGTCAATTACCGGATGGGAGACGGTTGGTGATGAGTATGGCGGTAGATATTACCGATCGCAAACAGGTGCAGTCTGTTTTGCAGCAGTCGTCAGCGCAAATCAGACAAAAAGCAACTGAACTGGAGGCAGCTTTACAAGAACTGCAAAATACCCAAGCGCAGCTGATTCAAAGTGAAAAAATGTCTTCTCTGGGTCAACTGGTGGCTGGTGTGGCGCACGAAATTAACAACCCGGTTAACTTCATCTACGGCAATATAGCTTATGCGAGAGAATATGCGGAAGATTTATTAAGACTGGTACAAATTTATCAAGAGGAATATCCCTATCCGAAAGAAAGAATCGCAGAGGAAATTGAAGCGATCGACTTAGAATTTATGATGGCGGATTTGCCCAAAGTTCTCGCTTCTATGAAGGTAGGATCAGAACGCATCCGCGAGATCGTTCAGTCGTTGCGCCACTTCTCCCGCTTAGACGAGTCGGAAAGGAAAGAGGTTGATATTCACGAAGGCATTGATAGTACGCTGATGATTCTGCAAAACCGATTGAAAGATAAACCAGATCGTGTCGGTATTCAAGTTATTAAAGAGTATGGCAAATTGCCTTTAGTGGAGTGCTACGCCGGACAACTCAACCAGGTATTTATGAATCTGCTGACTAATGCGATCGATGCTTTGGAGGAATCCAACAAAAGGCGATCCGATCGGGAAATTCAGGCTAATCCCAACACAATTACTATTCGCACCGAAATAGTGTGCTGTCAGAAGTCAGCCGCTAGTGGAAATCCCCCCCTCTTCCCCTCCTCATCTACGGAGGAAGAAGAAAAGAGGGAATCTGACAAAAAAGAACTGAGAACTGACAAAGTAGTGATTCGCATTGCCGACAATGGCCCAGGCATAACGGAAGAGGTACGCAAACGCCTTTTCGATCCATTTTTTACTACTAAACCGATCGGCAAGGGAACGGGATTGGGTTTGTCGATTAGCTACCAAATTGTAGTAGAAAAGCATGGCGGTAAATTGGAATGTTACTCCCAACCTGGGTTAGGATCTGAGTTTGCGATCGAAATACCCCTGCGCCAACCCAAAATGTCATAATTGCAGATTTGAGATTTCAAATTTTAAATTTATTTCTATTTGCAATCTAAAATCTGAAATCTAAAATCTAAAATCTGAAATTATTAGTGGGTTAGCCCGTGTTCGAGGGCGTAGCGCACTAACTCGGTGCGGCTGTTGGTGCCGGTTTTGCTGAATAAGCGGCTGACGTATTTTTCGACATTGCGAACGCTAGTTTCCAGACGACGGGCGATTTCTTTGTTCATCAATCCTTCTGCCACTAAGTCGAGGACGCTTTGTTCTCTGGGGGTGAGGTCTATTTTGATCGGTGAGGCAGTTTGCGCGATCGCAGGTCGCTGTTTCAATTGTTCCCTAATTTCCGCCAACTGACGCGCTATTTCGTCCAGGTTAGTGCCTTCAGATGGCTTATCGGTAGCGCCTCTGCGTTCCAGCAAATTTTCGACGATCGCAACTAACTCATCCGGGTCAAATGGTTTGGACAAATACGCATCGCAACCGGCATTGTAGCCTTGGATGCGGTCTTTCGTCATGCCTCTCGCGGTCAAAAATACTACCGGCAATGTCTTGAAGCGAGGGTCTTCCCGCATTTGCTTGAGGAACTGATAGCCATCGACTTGCGGCATCATGACATCTGTAATTACCAAGTCGGGCGTATGTTGTTGCAGTTTTTGCCAGCCTTCGTTGGCGTTAGCCGCAACGTCAACGCTAAAATCGCTGTCTTCCAGATAAGCTTGCACCGCTTCCCGCAGTCCGGGTTCGTCATCGACCAGTAACAGTTGTCCCGTCATTTGCAATCACCTTTGCGCTCTACTATTTTTAAATGTACATAAATCGGTAATTCGGTTATCCACCCTTAGACCGAACTTGACTTATATTATTTATTATGGTAAAAATGTCTGGCTTAAGGGCGATCGACCCTGGCGAGGAAGATAGCAGTTTTTTGTGTACCCTGTCCCCCTGATACCAAATCCGCTTCAATTTTATAATTAGCCATACAGATAATCTGGTCAAATTCTTTCGTTTTTGCTTGAGTACCCACAAAGTATTTCATATGTTGCCACCAGCAAGAGAAAAAATAGATTCCCATCAAAGGCTTGTTTTGTCGGAGCGTGATAGAGACTTATTTATGTCAGTTATGGAAAATCCACCCGCACTGAAGGGCAAACTAAAATCCGCTATTAAACAATATAAAGATAAGTACAGTAAGTAATAGTGAGATGGAATTATTAAGAAAAACTGTCAGAGCGATCGCATCTGTAATTTTAGCCAAATCTAGTATGTGCGATCGCTCTTGTATTTTCTTGACAATAAGATAATCTTACAACCGCTCAATTATCTTTGCTTCTTCCGAAAGTTTAGCATCCCGCTGTCCAGTCGATCGCGCTTGTGAGTTGAGCAAACTAATGGGAGTATTTAATAAATCGACAACAGTCGCTTTCCCTATCATTGCCTTAACGCTAGTAACTGGTAACTCCTTCAACAACCACCGCACAAGGCGATAAAAAGTTTCTGTCGCCTTCAGTTCTGTCATCAAAGTGACGCCGTACAGTTCGTGCAAATAACGATTCGATCGACCGTAGCGTCGCCATTGCTTTTGGAATTCTGCCACTGTCGATCGATGCCGATGTTTTACAATCGCAGTTGGTGCAAAAGATATCTGCCACGAAGTTTCTCGTTGAATTCGCCAACAAATATCGGCATCGCCACCAGTAGTCATGTAAGGACGAAATAACCCTACTTGCTGAAAAATTTCCCGTCGAATTGCCAGATTAGCAGTTTGACCGTATGGACAAAAAGGATGTTCTAGCGTATACTTTTGGGATAGAACATTGTAGCTATCGGCGTATTTTTCCAGCAGCGTTTTACCGGGTAATCCTTCAACTTCACCTGCTACAATACCAACAGATGAATCGGCAAAAGGCTGAATCAGATTCTGTAACCAATTCGGTTCGGGACGACAATCAACATCGGTAAAAGCGATAATTTCACCTGTAGCGGCGCGAATCCCGGTGTTGCGTGCGGCGTAGGAACTTTGAATTTTGTTTTCCGTGAGGTGACGAATATTTATCTTATTTAGCTTCTCATTACCCCCGCCAGGGGAGTCAGATGCAGCAGCAGCTTGCAGTATACTGGGAGTGCGATCGCTACTGCCATTATCCACCAATAAATACTCTACCCGGTCAGTTGGATAAGTTTGAGCTTGCAAACAGCTAATTAAATCTGGTAAATCTGCCTCGCCATTATATATTGGTACAATAACCGAAACTTTAGGTAATGTCGTTTCCATAAGAATTTCTAATTTATCATTGAATAATTTCTACTTCTGTTCCTTGCTGCACGACTTGATATAATTCATCAACATCTTTATTTTTGAGGGAAATGCAGCCTAACGTCCAATTTGATTTATTGTCTATTAAATCATCGCTGGGTGTGCCGTGAATTCCGATTTCGCTGCCGACTGAATCATTCCAGCTTATTTTACCGCCAAACTTAGCTTTAAAATGTTTTCTCCAGGAATATTTGTTCGGGTAATCCAACCAGAGGAATTTTGACCAAGCGGCATGGGGATAGAGGTCTTTAATCTTAAATTTTCCTTCCGGAGTGCGCTTATCTCCTTCTTTGAGCTTATCGTCAACTGGGTTATTGCCAAACACGACAGGATAGGATTTGACAGGTTTTTTATCGTGATAAACTGTGAGCCTGTATTCAGATTTTTCAATCAATATTGATATTTTGTTTTTGTCTATTTTCTGTGCGTTTAAAATTTCGATGATTTGCTTGTTGCCATTGAGTATTTGGTTGCTGGGGAGTCGGGGATGGGAAATGTTTCCAGAAGTCTCATCCTCACAACCATTTAAGCAAAGAACATCCAAAAGATCGGGCAGGGGTACGGCATATCCCAGACGTGCGAGTTGCAAGTAAAGAACGGAGGTAGCTACGATAATAACAGTTAACGATAAAAATTTTATTTTGAGATTATTTGACTTTTTTTTCATAAATATTGGATATAAATTAGGCATTGATAAGCACAAAGGTGGGCAATGCCCACCCTACTGTTAACGGATGAAGAAACAAAGCAAAGCTAAAATCGCGTTAATCGCGTAAAATGTGGCAACTACTTGAATTTCCGACCAACCGGAAAGTTCTAAATGGTGGTGTAGAGGTGCCATTTTGAATAGCCGCTTACCAACACCATCGGGGCCTTTTGTTGCTTTGTAATAACTCACTTGAGCCATTACGGAAAGGGTTTCCACAAAGAAGATACCGCTGATGATAAATAGACTCCAAAGCGTGTTACTCAAAATAGCAACGGATGCTAAGGCACCTCCCAGCGCCAGGGAACCGGTATCGCCCATAAATACAGTAGCTGGGTTGCGGTTATGCACCAAAAAACCCAAACAACTGCCACTTATGCAGGCGCAGAAAATGGTCAGTCCGGGGTAAGTGGGAGCGATTATAGCACCGAGTCCGAGTAGAGCGATCGCACACAGTCCGCCTGCAAGTCCATCTACACCATCGGTGAGGTTGGTGGCGTTACTTTCTGCTACTAACGCAAATGCAGCTAAAGGCCAAAACAGCAACCCCAACGGTAAAGCTAAACCAAATGGTAAATCTATTGTGCTGATATTTGCAGGTTGACTGAAAATTAACCACAAACAAAATAGCACTGCAAAACCAATTTGCAAGGCTAATTTCATTTGTGGCGAAATGCCTTTGTTGGACTTGCGGCGTAAAATTTGCCAGTCATCCAACCAACCGATAAATCCATAACCGAGTGTAAGCAGCGACACAGGCAACACAGGAGCAAAGTTTGACAAATTCAATGCCAAACCAGACCACAACAGGGCAAGTAGAACGCCTACTGGTATAAAGAACACCCCGCCCATTGTCGGAGTGCCGCCTTTTTTCAAGTGGGTTTGGGGGCCATCTTCGCGAATTACTTGTCCAGCTTTGAGCGATCGCAACAATGGCACTACCCAGTATCCCAACCCAGCAGTTGCCGCAGCACAAACCCAGAACGGCAAAGTCAGGGAAAAGCTGAGGTTAAAAGCTCGATTTGCTTGATAATCGCAAAGTAGGGCCACCAAACTGAGTGCAGCTGCAAGCAAAACCGACAGGGTGGTTCCTGAGAAGTTTAGCGATCGGCTATCTAATGATTTAGCATCCACGGAACTGCTATTTCACTCCACACAACAAATTGAGACTACCAGACAGTGATTGGCGAATCGGGATTAAATATTTGTGCGATCGGATCAGTCTATGTCGTCAACGATGTCATCATCATCATCCAAATCTTCGTCATATACAATGTCATCGCCGCCCATGAGTTGATCGATTTCTTCATCCTCATCTAAATATCCTTCAGCATCGTCTTCAGCACGCGCTAGTAGGCGACCTGTAGCTTCTAACCAATCCAAAATGGAAGTTTCTTGCTTGATGGGAATCACAGCAGCTGGTTGATCGATTGGTTCTTCCCGTAGAGAGGGGTTGTATATCATACGAGCTTGACCGGCAAAACACTATAAATTGAGACTATTAGAGTTTAGCAGTTACTAACCTATTCGACTGTTAGCTCTAGCTTTACAGGCTTCCCGCCGTAAGATTATCGATCGCAAGTTACCTGTTGTTCTTTTCTCTCCCACTCCCCCGCTCCCCCACTCCCCCTCATTCTACCGTCTCGATACCTAAATCCTAAAGTATCCTTAGTGATGGGGAGTTCAGAAGAGGTATGCAGGTATGATTGGCAAAGCATCACTGCTAGAAGCGATCGCAGGTAAAAATCGCGGTTTGTTGGCGACCGCAGCTGACAAACAAGCTATACTCTCTCTTGTCGCCCAACTGGAAGACCGCAACCCCACCCCCCGACCGACGGAAGCGGCAGATTTACTCGACGGCAACTGGCGACTGCTTTACACTACCAGTAGCGAACTTTTAGGCATTGACAGCGTGCCATTGTTCAAACTCGGTCAAATTTATCAATGCGTCCGCGTCAAGGATGCCAAAATTTACAATATCGCGGAAATTGGCGGTTTGCCTTATCTGGAAGGTATCATTAGCGTTACTGCTACTTTCACCCCGGTTTCCGAACGACGGGTTAACGTGAGATTCGATCGCGCCATTAGCGGTTTGCAACGTGCGATCGGTTATGAATCTCCAAATCAATATATCCAGCAAATTGAAACAGGCAAAAAGTTTTTTGGGATTGACTTTAAAATTGAGAATCGCGACCAAAAAGGTTGGCTGGATATTACCTATTTGGATGAAGATTTGCGGATCGGTCGAGGCAATGTGGGGAGTGTGTTTGTTTTGACTAAAAATTAAATTAGTCAGTTGTCAGTTGTCAGCTGTCAATTGTCGGCTCTACCGTTTTTGTGCTGATAATAAAAATCGATCTGATCGTAGAGTGGGTTAGGCACGGGCGATCGCTTAAGCAGTTTCAACTAATAATTAACAAACCGTGCCGTCACCCACCATCATCACATATATGTAACATAAATAAACACTTTTCACCATTAACCCAAAAGACTCCAATTATCTTAACTACTGACTGCTAGCAACTACCAACTACTAATCTATGCGCTTATCTCAAAGACACTTAAACTTGTTATCCACTTGTCCCCGTAAGTTTCAACATACCTACTTGGAACAGTTGGGCTCGCTCACAACACCAGAACAACTAGAGCGGATAAATTGGGGCAGTCATTTCCACTTGTTAATGCAGCAGCGAGAACTGGGTTTGCCAATAGAATCAATCGTGCAAGAAGATGCCCAGATGCAGCGTTGGCTGACTGCTTTAGTGAGTGCAGCACCAGAAATTTTGACGCCCAGTTTCAATAATAAAGCATTTCGGGAAAGCGAACATTGGCGCGTTATCAATTTGCAAGGATATGTACTGACAGTTATCTATGACTTGTTGATTGCTGACGACAAAAAAGCGCAAATTCTCGATTGGAAAACTTATCCATTACCCAAAAATCGCCGCTGGTTAGAAGAAGACTGGCAAACTCGTTTGTATCTCTATGTTTTGGCAGAAACAAGCGATTATTCGCCCGAACAAATTTCGATGACTTACTGGTTTGTGCAATCTCAACCAGAACCGAAAAGTCTTCAATTTAGTTATAATGCTGGCAAGCACGAGCAAACCAGAAGGGATTTAATTGCTCTGTTGAATCGGCTAAATGATTGGCTGGCAAGTTATGAGCGGGGAGAGGAATTGCCGCAAGTTCCTTTATATGCTAGTGAGTGCGATCGCTGTCAGTTTGCGGTAAGGTGCGATCGCACTTTAGAAAGCAACGAAACTGAAACAAATGAAGATTTGATTCCCAATTTGGTTAATATTCAAGAAGTTTCATTGTGATATCTGAATTGAGGATAACTTTGGTGGAGTGAAAGTGCGATCGCATTTTTTTGTGCAGGTAGAAAGCACTACACAAAGGTTAAGTATTCTCTGTAAGCTACACCCAAAGTTATTACAGGTTATAATAGTGAAATGATATGCTTACGACACGCTACGCGAATGCACTAAAATTGCCCATGAATACTAACGAGATGCGCCTTCAAGTTAAAGAATACGTAGATCGATTATCACCAGAAAGATTGCGCGTTGCTGCTGATTTTTTGGCTTATTTGGCAGAACGCGAGAGTAACGAAGCAACTCAGGAATTGTTAGAAATTCCCGGTTTTGTAGAAGCTTTTGAGAGGGGGAAAGAGGATGCTGCTTCTGGAAGGGTAACTGATTGGCGAAAAATACGAAACGATGTATAGAGTTGAGTTGTCGTCTGAAGCAGAACAGTTTTATGCAGCAGCAAACCGTCCATTAGCGAAAAAGTTAGCTAGATGCTTTGAGCGACTGGAAGAAGATCCCCGCAACCACCCTAACATTAAACTTCTCAAAGGAAATTTTGCTGGTTATTACCGCTATCGTGTGGGTGATTATCGCGTGGTTTACTACATTGAAGAAAATGTTGATTCCGATATAGATGCTGATAATGATGAAGATGAAGGTCGGGTTATTGTGATTGCGATCGCTCACCGACGGGAAGTATACGAATAAATGCTCAGCGATCGCACGAATTGACCTCTCCCCCAACCCCTCTCCTACAAGGAGAGGGGAGTAATCTTGCTCCCCCTTCCCTTGTAGGGAAGGGGGTTGGGGGGTTAGGTTTTTCGGGGGATGTGGAGGAAAAGTGCGATCGCACTTACCAACTCCACCAACCAACCTCACATAGTCTAAAAAATGCTACAATCTACTAATGGGTAAACTAAAGAAATTAATTGAATACCTTCTTTCTCGTCCTCCTGAAGCTAGATTTGAAGATATTAGTTATGTCTTGGAAGCGTTTGGTTATCAGGAAGTTAGATCGCGGGGAAGTCATCACGCTTTTGAGAATGAGCAAGGAGAAGTCATTATTATCCCTAAGAAAGGCGGTAAAAAAGTCAAACGAACTTATATTGAAGAAACCATTAGATTACTAGATTTAGAAAACTGGAAAGATGAAAACTAATCCTCAGCTAGAGCATCAATCTTTAGAATATTATCTCTCTTTAAAATATCCGATGTCTATTTACCCGGAAGAAGATGGTGGATATACAGTAATTATTCCCGATCTACCAGGTTGTATGAGTCAGGGAGAAACCTTAGAAGAAGCGTTGGAAAATATTAATGAAGCGAGAGAGTTATGGATAGAAACTGTTTACGATCGTGGGAAAAAGGCAATTCCTTTACCTTCTAAACGAATTGCGGTTTAAAAAGAGCGATCGCTTGACCTCTCCCCCAACCCCTCTCCTACAAGGAGAGGGGAGTAATCTTGCTCCCCCTTCCCTTGCAGGGAAGGGGGTTGGGGGGTTAGGTTTTTGCGATCGCAGCTTACTTTAAGCTCTAATTCTGAAAATCATTCCAACTCTTACCATCCAACAACTTTGCTAATTCACGAGAATTTTGGCAATCCAGCGCAATGTTCCAAAAGTATTTCTTTGAACCAAACATTCCACCAGGACTTGTCTTTTCAAAACAAGTATGTTCACCATTAGTCAACAAAAATACCTGCAACGGTAGAGTTTTATTTTCATTAATCCTAAACTCAAAACGACGAATAGCTTCCCTTGCTTCCTCAATTAAAACTTGTTCCGGTTCCCCGCTATTATTCCACTTCACATTTCCTTCTCCTAGTTCCTGCTGAATCGAAACAACCCCTCTCACTTCAAATATTTTCGTAACTCTCTTATTTGTATAAGGAGCTAAATATTTAGCACGTCTGTGACTATACGATCCACCTGTATCTGGACAAATATAGACATTTGCTTCTATTTCTTGAAATGAACCTGCACAATTAACAATATCCAGCAAATATTTCCACCTTGGCAAAACGTTCTTTGTATCCAAGTAAATTTCAAACTCATCGATTACTTTTTTAAATGATTCTGAAGAACGAACACTCTTTAATTGTTTGAGTAGTTCTTCAAATGAGATCGGTTGTAGAATAACTCGATCTTCTTCCCACGCTTTTTTAATTTGTTCTGCAAATTGCGTTTCTGGTTCATCGGATTCAAAATTAGAAAGCAGGAACAGAATTTTATCTTGAGTTTCTTGTTGAAATCCTTTTATATGTTCATAAGTTTGCTTTTCATAAAACCAGTTAGTTAGCTTAGTCTCAAAGAAAATAGTAAAAGACCTTTGAGTTATCGCTAAATCAGGAATGCTTTTTCTTTGTTTTGTCTGTTGTAAAAAATTCACCCCTACCGTTAAATTAGTACCTGATGGCAATAAAGCTCCCAATACTTCTTCAAAGCTTTTGGGATTTTCTTCATAAAGCATTTTAAAAATTAGTCCGCAATAGTTAGTAAGTGAGTTTTCGCCACTGCGATAATCAGTAAATAAAGATATCGGTCTACTCATTGATTTGTTCCTTATCCTTTAACTAAGTTTTCCGTTGGTTAATCAGCCGCGTCAATTTGCTGAATAAATTCATAAATATCAGCGAGATACTTTTCTTCTCTTCCTGCTAGTTCATTTTTAATATTCTCCACAGCCTCTCTAAGCGCATCTGATATAAATTGGGTATGCTGACGTTTTTGTTGGGCAAAAATTGGCAATACAGAACTATTATTATTAGTGGACAGCGAAGGTGCGATCGCAATAAAATCGTGAATGGTTTCTTTTATCGTAATAATATCTTCTGCTTCTGCTTCTTCTGATTCCAAGTCGTCTAGACGATAGTTAAGAATCCTAAGCTCATTCTGAGGACTTATTTCGCAAGTAAACCTCATCTCCGAGTTTGGATATA
Encoded proteins:
- a CDS encoding PAS domain S-box protein, which translates into the protein MTIENISVEWEKRRASGGIKLATQIFFLPLLVGSCGILTSLWLWRAVKMEAQTHIETKINLAAQTLKNEVQASLEARIVTLRQMANRWQTQGQPNRREWKAAAQTYLDVYPNCQILQWVDTSFLPRWTISREGIADPDRKLHEQLLAAKDSKRQDIMVFPSLSPQGSKQLWIYVPLSSEQRQYGFLFAAFTAEGLFKTRSNKDLVPQYGLSVFDGNTEIFSRNKEDSQNADVWGKEITVPLDGVTLRSRLWPSSQLLTEERSQLPESLLTMGILMSGSLTLAVYSIQKAGRQAKQVEVAKFTLYQQISEREQAETALQQYVQTIDLANEAIIIRDLDDLVAYWNTGAENLYGWKKQEVVGKYIHTFLKTIFPQPLEEILEICLREGHWEGELIDTKRNGKQIPVASSWTLQRDKNGNPLSILEINKDISERKQILEALRQSEERFRFAIFYAPLPLIIYAEDGEIVTVNQAWTELSGYRQEDIPTIADWTEKAYGERKQLVKADIDRLYNINSQLAEGEYVITASNGSQRIWEFSSVPLGQLPDGRRLVMSMAVDITDRKQVQSVLQQSSAQIRQKATELEAALQELQNTQAQLIQSEKMSSLGQLVAGVAHEINNPVNFIYGNIAYAREYAEDLLRLVQIYQEEYPYPKERIAEEIEAIDLEFMMADLPKVLASMKVGSERIREIVQSLRHFSRLDESERKEVDIHEGIDSTLMILQNRLKDKPDRVGIQVIKEYGKLPLVECYAGQLNQVFMNLLTNAIDALEESNKRRSDREIQANPNTITIRTEIVCCQKSAASGNPPLFPSSSTEEEEKRESDKKELRTDKVVIRIADNGPGITEEVRKRLFDPFFTTKPIGKGTGLGLSISYQIVVEKHGGKLECYSQPGLGSEFAIEIPLRQPKMS
- a CDS encoding response regulator transcription factor codes for the protein MTGQLLLVDDEPGLREAVQAYLEDSDFSVDVAANANEGWQKLQQHTPDLVITDVMMPQVDGYQFLKQMREDPRFKTLPVVFLTARGMTKDRIQGYNAGCDAYLSKPFDPDELVAIVENLLERRGATDKPSEGTNLDEIARQLAEIREQLKQRPAIAQTASPIKIDLTPREQSVLDLVAEGLMNKEIARRLETSVRNVEKYVSRLFSKTGTNSRTELVRYALEHGLTH
- a CDS encoding type II toxin -antitoxin system TacA 1-like antitoxin, which translates into the protein MLPPAREKIDSHQRLVLSERDRDLFMSVMENPPALKGKLKSAIKQYKDKYSK
- a CDS encoding glycosyltransferase, which codes for METTLPKVSVIVPIYNGEADLPDLISCLQAQTYPTDRVEYLLVDNGSSDRTPSILQAAAASDSPGGGNEKLNKINIRHLTENKIQSSYAARNTGIRAATGEIIAFTDVDCRPEPNWLQNLIQPFADSSVGIVAGEVEGLPGKTLLEKYADSYNVLSQKYTLEHPFCPYGQTANLAIRREIFQQVGLFRPYMTTGGDADICWRIQRETSWQISFAPTAIVKHRHRSTVAEFQKQWRRYGRSNRYLHELYGVTLMTELKATETFYRLVRWLLKELPVTSVKAMIGKATVVDLLNTPISLLNSQARSTGQRDAKLSEEAKIIERL
- a CDS encoding L,D-transpeptidase family protein, with the protein product MKKKSNNLKIKFLSLTVIIVATSVLYLQLARLGYAVPLPDLLDVLCLNGCEDETSGNISHPRLPSNQILNGNKQIIEILNAQKIDKNKISILIEKSEYRLTVYHDKKPVKSYPVVFGNNPVDDKLKEGDKRTPEGKFKIKDLYPHAAWSKFLWLDYPNKYSWRKHFKAKFGGKISWNDSVGSEIGIHGTPSDDLIDNKSNWTLGCISLKNKDVDELYQVVQQGTEVEIIQ
- the mraY gene encoding phospho-N-acetylmuramoyl-pentapeptide-transferase, translating into MDAKSLDSRSLNFSGTTLSVLLAAALSLVALLCDYQANRAFNLSFSLTLPFWVCAAATAGLGYWVVPLLRSLKAGQVIREDGPQTHLKKGGTPTMGGVFFIPVGVLLALLWSGLALNLSNFAPVLPVSLLTLGYGFIGWLDDWQILRRKSNKGISPQMKLALQIGFAVLFCLWLIFSQPANISTIDLPFGLALPLGLLFWPLAAFALVAESNATNLTDGVDGLAGGLCAIALLGLGAIIAPTYPGLTIFCACISGSCLGFLVHNRNPATVFMGDTGSLALGGALASVAILSNTLWSLFIISGIFFVETLSVMAQVSYYKATKGPDGVGKRLFKMAPLHHHLELSGWSEIQVVATFYAINAILALLCFFIR
- a CDS encoding DUF3134 family protein, whose product is MYNPSLREEPIDQPAAVIPIKQETSILDWLEATGRLLARAEDDAEGYLDEDEEIDQLMGGDDIVYDEDLDDDDDIVDDID
- a CDS encoding PAP/fibrillin family protein, yielding MIGKASLLEAIAGKNRGLLATAADKQAILSLVAQLEDRNPTPRPTEAADLLDGNWRLLYTTSSELLGIDSVPLFKLGQIYQCVRVKDAKIYNIAEIGGLPYLEGIISVTATFTPVSERRVNVRFDRAISGLQRAIGYESPNQYIQQIETGKKFFGIDFKIENRDQKGWLDITYLDEDLRIGRGNVGSVFVLTKN
- a CDS encoding PD-(D/E)XK nuclease family protein encodes the protein MRLSQRHLNLLSTCPRKFQHTYLEQLGSLTTPEQLERINWGSHFHLLMQQRELGLPIESIVQEDAQMQRWLTALVSAAPEILTPSFNNKAFRESEHWRVINLQGYVLTVIYDLLIADDKKAQILDWKTYPLPKNRRWLEEDWQTRLYLYVLAETSDYSPEQISMTYWFVQSQPEPKSLQFSYNAGKHEQTRRDLIALLNRLNDWLASYERGEELPQVPLYASECDRCQFAVRCDRTLESNETETNEDLIPNLVNIQEVSL
- a CDS encoding type II toxin-antitoxin system RelE family toxin, whose amino-acid sequence is MYRVELSSEAEQFYAAANRPLAKKLARCFERLEEDPRNHPNIKLLKGNFAGYYRYRVGDYRVVYYIEENVDSDIDADNDEDEGRVIVIAIAHRREVYE
- a CDS encoding type II toxin-antitoxin system HicA family toxin, with product MGKLKKLIEYLLSRPPEARFEDISYVLEAFGYQEVRSRGSHHAFENEQGEVIIIPKKGGKKVKRTYIEETIRLLDLENWKDEN
- a CDS encoding type II toxin-antitoxin system HicB family antitoxin: MKTNPQLEHQSLEYYLSLKYPMSIYPEEDGGYTVIIPDLPGCMSQGETLEEALENINEARELWIETVYDRGKKAIPLPSKRIAV